In one Acidimicrobiales bacterium genomic region, the following are encoded:
- a CDS encoding STAS domain-containing protein, which translates to MANGLDINVAEIDGSVDLAVGGDIDLETSHRFNRALRDAVFEAVQAHKAVNLDLSQVTFMGSTGISSLVQTRQLALDEGVTLRIVEASKQVKRVLELMALNDYFR; encoded by the coding sequence ATGGCGAACGGTCTCGATATCAATGTCGCCGAGATAGACGGGTCAGTCGACCTCGCTGTCGGCGGAGACATTGACCTGGAGACCTCGCACCGGTTTAACCGGGCTCTTAGGGATGCTGTGTTCGAGGCGGTTCAGGCGCACAAGGCGGTGAACCTGGACTTGTCACAGGTGACGTTCATGGGTTCGACGGGCATCAGCTCCTTGGTTCAGACCCGGCAACTCGCGCTCGATGAAGGGGTCACCCTCCGCATCGTGGAAGCGTCCAAGCAGGTCAAGCGTGTTCTCGAGCTGATGGCGCTAAACGACTACTTCAGATAA